A genomic segment from Anopheles merus strain MAF unplaced genomic scaffold, AmerM5.1 LNR4000421, whole genome shotgun sequence encodes:
- the LOC121602352 gene encoding uncharacterized protein LOC121602352 isoform X2 yields MTFQSKFVQDLCTTDTEAHEQLIQLAQSEQIFLQNVHNLHKPSLEALVYALLMKQRGKLPASLLHGVNLQTILSLVDGNHDRLQGDSDSLRWTLSALALTALLESDLQIVIRELTTFVDRFERELHATPVYYDVLQTFLILAQELPELVAICNRANGADMVRRLQSDSRVMRTKALACLQTMMELNPDLVEQWLSETRSPAHPIERKVFLLRELLEALLRCTGDRKADILSALQLDHLWLVVFEALVSRDAVCRMEAVAILRHAIGYAMHCEMSFTGQYFAWWPEWEKCCNAWQSIVAVLERLDEFKLAVPMEQIEKLLDLLPWEWKTVLFRLLLDHTNGQVVMHVHDYFLKYRKFNATEAEMEKRLLDGLNRAPLADGGSVPKGVIDKLGKYYGTQEAYDYLLQTIPELSWNPVAFHCIVSVVHQMTFKLASKCKRRQETAATIRSLTSCAKVCHDIKHLPLRFAAFVLLVHCVNHLAEPTTDAAVLLAVVAEMQKLTPMFAITQKHFRSPDGSLFLDRLTNDALEPHWGRVSPADTFLIEQVLVQRAKNSLYACLKLSSHMLESNISVCCKLLGHMPELFNSVFDSICKNFQSAVDSIRQAQEAGERIPQQAFAVREQLIALQEAVDKRKFDYRPNLSGMMSLMKELQAFVDERLQSFDYADHARAIETIQLTHLIAWHEDCCRVASLFFQSVSVQELKNSLDRRGVGEAPTTDQVYAMVVEIHLNYRQHVQNFIEIYETEEDWSGLHILFDIDNVDVLTLAVELLYADCKKMEDECYGNFNRVNMIDRCYEKILTHHQSEDHFLTLMSKFVKMLLDPFCAEYMEYDDVYIPDFVLNYVSMFLEQGSSTTQELPLVVLECLVRFPDEFFHYFDRIIVNILAQGMIFGDGPMRDASQEVDVIKRFGLDVPLKKRYQADGRMVRVMCSLFLHRFNHFEDGAFNRLVPKVEEYLMQCFPESKMVLNSEHRFEISPQQKLWAVQALCIAVSIAGCSKPDALLKALLYEANPTCIQRLLELIVVDSEISTLAIANSLKDGKVTPAGIESICGILWLRCCRDKTLNNQSIYLLMPWTMAESFTIGLWAQITISKLLARFARADKPQFKQMYTMFKQSHQQTNIKPHVTRILRDVRFQLDSNCLLTFENVFSQHTEGGRCTGRGRRRTALLKACVQLLDGLGEKFLGKAMRVQKLPREVVETNRVPYLPTDWTSYFVPPEHAIVPLKRLDPRQDLMLELPYWLYNSQQKRQASEGLYVVASNVTDVPDLADLARMGKCFGIKQLFITRCKILTASSSRCVARPPNSGKRCVN; encoded by the exons ATGACCTTCCAATCAAAATTTGTGCAAGATTTATGCACAACCGATACGGAAGCGCACGAGCAGCTGATACAGCTCGCACAGAGCGAGCAAATCTTCCTGCAGAATGTGCACAATCTGCACAAACCATCGCTCGAAGCCCTGGTGTACGCGCTGCTGATGAAGCAGCGGGGAAAACTACCCGCCTCGCTGCTGCATGGCGTTAACCTGCAAACTATCCTGTCGCTCGTGGACGGCAACCACGACCGCCTGCAAGGGGATAGCGATTCACTCCGCTGGACTTTGAGCGCCCTAGCGCTGACGGCACTGCTCGAGTCCGATCTGCAGATCGTGATCCGGGAGCTGACAACGTTTGTGGATCGGTTCGAGCGGGAGCTGCACGCAACGCCGGTGTACTATGATGTGTTGCAAACGTTTCTCATCCTAGCACAAGAGCTTCCCGAGCTGGTTGCCATCTGCAACCGAGCTAACGGTGCGGACATGGTGCGCCGGTTGCAGTCGGACTCGAGGGTGATGCGCACGAAAGCGTTGGCATGTCTGCAAACGATGATGGAACTGAATCCCGATCTGGTCGAACAGTGGCTGTCCGAGACGCGCAGTCCGGCGCACCCGATTGAACGGAAAGTGTTTCTGCTGCGTGAGCTGCTAGAAGCGTTGTTGCGGTGTACGGGCGACAGGAAAGCGGACATACTGAGCGCATTGCAGCTAGATCACCTGTGGTTGGTCGTGTTCGAGGCGTTGGTCAGCAGGGACGCCGTGTGCCGAATGGAAGCCGTAGCCATTCTCCGGCACGCCATCGGTTACGCGATGCACTGCGAAATGAGTTTTACCGGACAGTACTTTGCCTGGTGGCCAGAGTGGGAGAAATGCTGCAATGCGTGGCAATCGATTGTTGCCGTACTGGAGAGGCTGGACGAATTCAAACTAGCAGTGCCGATGGAACAGATCGAAAAGCTGTTGGACCTGCTGCCCTGGGAGTGGAAAACTGTTCTGTTCCGTTTGCTCCTGGACCACACCAACGGCCAGGTGGTAATGCATGTTCACGACTATTTTTTGAAGTATCGCAAGTTCAACGCCACGGAGGCGGAGATGGAAAAGCGACTGTTGGACGGCTTAAACCGAGCGCCACTGGCGGACGGTGGTAGTGTGCCGAAAGGTGTGATTGACAAGCTGGGCAAGTACTACGGCACACAGGAAGCGTACGATTATCTATTGCAAACAATACCGGAACTCTCATGGAACCCGGTCGCGTTCCATTGCATCGTCAGCGTAGTGCACCAAATGACGTTCAAGCTGGCATCGAAATGCAAACGCAGGCAGGAAACGGCAGCAACGATACGATCGCTTACGAGCTGCGCTAAAGTATGCCATGATATTAAACACTTGCCCCTGCGCTTCGCGGCAtttgtgctgctggtgcattGTGTCAATCATCTTGCCGAACCGACGACCGATGCGGCCGTTCTGCTGGCCGTAGTCGCGGAAATGCAGAAGCTTACCCCAATGTTCGCCATCACCCAGAAACACTTTCGCAGTCCGGATGGCAGCTTGTTCCTGGACCGTCTAACGAATGATGCCCTGGAGCCGCACTGGGGAAGGGTCAGCCCTGCGGACACTTTTCTCATCGAGCAGGTGCTGGTACAAAGAGCTAAAAACAGCCTATACGCTTGCCTTAAGTTGAGTAGCCATATGCTGGAATCGAATATTTCCGTTTGTTGCAAGCTGTTGGGACATATGCCCGAATTATTTAACAGCGTATTTGATAGCATTTGCAAAAACTTTCAATCTGCGGTGGACAGCATCAGACAGGCGCAGGAAGCAGGCGAACGTATACCGCAGCAAGCATTCGCTGTGCGTGAGCAGCTGATCGCTCTGCAGGAAGCAGTTGACAAGAGGAAATTTGATTATCGGCCAAATTTGAGCGGTATGATGAGTCTGATGAAGGAATTGCAAGCATTTGTAGACGAGCGGTTGCAAAGCTTCGACTACGCAGACCATGCAAGGGCGATAGAAACGATACAGCTAACACATCTGATCGCATGGCACGAGGACTGTTGTAGAGTGGCTTCTCTTTTCTTCCAGTCCGTATCCGTTCAAGAGCTCAAAAACAGTCTCGATCGTCGCGGTGTGGGGGAAGCGCCAACGACCGATCAAGTGTATGCAATGGTTGTGGAAATTCACCTCAACTATCGCCAGCATGTGCAGAATTTCATTGAGATATACGAAACGGAAGAGGATTGGTCGGGACTGCACATCTTGTTTGATATCGATAACGTCGACGTGTTAACGCTGGCGGTTGAGCTGCTTTACGCGGACTGCAAGAAAATGGAAGACGAATGTTACGGAAACTTCAACCGAGTGAATATGATCGATCGCTGCTATGAGAAAATTTTAACCCACCACCAATCGGAGGACCACTTCCTGACACTGATGTcaaaatttgtgaaaatgctgCTCGATCCATTCTGTGCGGAGTACATGGAATATGACGATGTGTATATTCCTGACTTTGTTCTAAACTACGTGTCCATGTTTTTGGAGCagggcagcagcaccactcAAGAACTGCCACTTGTTGTGCTGGAATGCCTGGTCCGCTTTCCGGATGAATTTTTCCACTATTTTGATAGGATAATTGTCAACATTTTAGCACAGGGCATGATCTTTGGTGATGGACCAATGCGTGATGCTAG CCAAGAAGTGGATGTGATAAAACGGTTTGGTTTGGACGTACC GTTGAAAAAACGCTACCAAGCGGATGGGCGTATGGTTCGCGTGATGTGCAGTTTGTTTCTCCATCGATTCAACCATTTCGAAGACGGTGCTTTTAACAGACTGGTGCCCAAGGTGGAAGAATATCTAATGCAATGTTTCCCGGAATCTAAAATGGTTTTGAATTCGGAACATCGCTTCGAAATCTCCCCTCAGCAGAAGCTTTGGGCGGTGCAAGCGCTGTGCATAGCGGTGTCCATCGCGGGCTGCAGCAAACCGGACGCCCTGCTGAAGGCACTGCTGTACGAAGCGAACCCGACCTGCATACAGCGTCTGCTCGAGCTGATCGTGGTGGACAGCGAGATTAGCACGCTGGCCATCGCCAACTCGCTCAAGGACGGGAAGGTGACGCCGGCCGGCATAGAGTCGATCTGCGGCATCCTCTGGCTGCGCTGCTGTCGCGATAAGACGCTCAATAATCAGTCTATCTATTTGTTAATGCCCTGGACGATGGCCGAAAGCTTCACCATTGGCTTGTGGGCACAGATCACTATAAGCAAGCTACTGGCACGGTTTGCACGTGCGGATAAGCCGCAGTTCAAGCAAATGTACACCATGTTCAAACAATCCCATCAGCAGACTAACATTAAGCCGCACGTTACACGGATACTGCGGGACGTTCGATTCCAACTTGACAGCAACTGTTTGCTAACGTTCGAGAACGTGTTTTCACAACATACCGAAGGCGGCCGGTGTACCGGCCGAGGACGTCGCAGGACGGCGCTGCTGAAGGCATGCGTTCAGCTGCTTGATGGACTCGGCGAAAAATTCCTCGGCAAAGCAATGCGGGTGCAGAAACTGCCGCGGGAAGTGGTGGAAACCAACCGTGTGCCTTACCTACCAACAGACTGGACGAGCTACTTCGTCCCGCCAGAGCATGCGATCGTGCCGCTGAAGCGGTTGGATCCGCGTCAAGATCTGATGCTTGAGCTGCCGTATTGGTTGTACAATTCGCAGCAAAAGAGG caagCTTCCGAAGGATTGTACGTGGTAGCCAGTAACGTTACCGATGTGCCCGATCTGGCGGACCTTGCCAGAATGGGCAAATGCTTTGGAATCAAGCAGCTGTTCATCACTCGCTGCAAGATCTTGACAGCAAGCAGTTCAAGATGCGTAGCGCGTCCGCCGAACAGTGGCAAACGGTGCGTGAACTGA
- the LOC121602352 gene encoding uncharacterized protein LOC121602352 isoform X1 has translation MTFQSKFVQDLCTTDTEAHEQLIQLAQSEQIFLQNVHNLHKPSLEALVYALLMKQRGKLPASLLHGVNLQTILSLVDGNHDRLQGDSDSLRWTLSALALTALLESDLQIVIRELTTFVDRFERELHATPVYYDVLQTFLILAQELPELVAICNRANGADMVRRLQSDSRVMRTKALACLQTMMELNPDLVEQWLSETRSPAHPIERKVFLLRELLEALLRCTGDRKADILSALQLDHLWLVVFEALVSRDAVCRMEAVAILRHAIGYAMHCEMSFTGQYFAWWPEWEKCCNAWQSIVAVLERLDEFKLAVPMEQIEKLLDLLPWEWKTVLFRLLLDHTNGQVVMHVHDYFLKYRKFNATEAEMEKRLLDGLNRAPLADGGSVPKGVIDKLGKYYGTQEAYDYLLQTIPELSWNPVAFHCIVSVVHQMTFKLASKCKRRQETAATIRSLTSCAKVCHDIKHLPLRFAAFVLLVHCVNHLAEPTTDAAVLLAVVAEMQKLTPMFAITQKHFRSPDGSLFLDRLTNDALEPHWGRVSPADTFLIEQVLVQRAKNSLYACLKLSSHMLESNISVCCKLLGHMPELFNSVFDSICKNFQSAVDSIRQAQEAGERIPQQAFAVREQLIALQEAVDKRKFDYRPNLSGMMSLMKELQAFVDERLQSFDYADHARAIETIQLTHLIAWHEDCCRVASLFFQSVSVQELKNSLDRRGVGEAPTTDQVYAMVVEIHLNYRQHVQNFIEIYETEEDWSGLHILFDIDNVDVLTLAVELLYADCKKMEDECYGNFNRVNMIDRCYEKILTHHQSEDHFLTLMSKFVKMLLDPFCAEYMEYDDVYIPDFVLNYVSMFLEQGSSTTQELPLVVLECLVRFPDEFFHYFDRIIVNILAQGMIFGDGPMRDASSQEVDVIKRFGLDVPLKKRYQADGRMVRVMCSLFLHRFNHFEDGAFNRLVPKVEEYLMQCFPESKMVLNSEHRFEISPQQKLWAVQALCIAVSIAGCSKPDALLKALLYEANPTCIQRLLELIVVDSEISTLAIANSLKDGKVTPAGIESICGILWLRCCRDKTLNNQSIYLLMPWTMAESFTIGLWAQITISKLLARFARADKPQFKQMYTMFKQSHQQTNIKPHVTRILRDVRFQLDSNCLLTFENVFSQHTEGGRCTGRGRRRTALLKACVQLLDGLGEKFLGKAMRVQKLPREVVETNRVPYLPTDWTSYFVPPEHAIVPLKRLDPRQDLMLELPYWLYNSQQKRQASEGLYVVASNVTDVPDLADLARMGKCFGIKQLFITRCKILTASSSRCVARPPNSGKRCVN, from the exons ATGACCTTCCAATCAAAATTTGTGCAAGATTTATGCACAACCGATACGGAAGCGCACGAGCAGCTGATACAGCTCGCACAGAGCGAGCAAATCTTCCTGCAGAATGTGCACAATCTGCACAAACCATCGCTCGAAGCCCTGGTGTACGCGCTGCTGATGAAGCAGCGGGGAAAACTACCCGCCTCGCTGCTGCATGGCGTTAACCTGCAAACTATCCTGTCGCTCGTGGACGGCAACCACGACCGCCTGCAAGGGGATAGCGATTCACTCCGCTGGACTTTGAGCGCCCTAGCGCTGACGGCACTGCTCGAGTCCGATCTGCAGATCGTGATCCGGGAGCTGACAACGTTTGTGGATCGGTTCGAGCGGGAGCTGCACGCAACGCCGGTGTACTATGATGTGTTGCAAACGTTTCTCATCCTAGCACAAGAGCTTCCCGAGCTGGTTGCCATCTGCAACCGAGCTAACGGTGCGGACATGGTGCGCCGGTTGCAGTCGGACTCGAGGGTGATGCGCACGAAAGCGTTGGCATGTCTGCAAACGATGATGGAACTGAATCCCGATCTGGTCGAACAGTGGCTGTCCGAGACGCGCAGTCCGGCGCACCCGATTGAACGGAAAGTGTTTCTGCTGCGTGAGCTGCTAGAAGCGTTGTTGCGGTGTACGGGCGACAGGAAAGCGGACATACTGAGCGCATTGCAGCTAGATCACCTGTGGTTGGTCGTGTTCGAGGCGTTGGTCAGCAGGGACGCCGTGTGCCGAATGGAAGCCGTAGCCATTCTCCGGCACGCCATCGGTTACGCGATGCACTGCGAAATGAGTTTTACCGGACAGTACTTTGCCTGGTGGCCAGAGTGGGAGAAATGCTGCAATGCGTGGCAATCGATTGTTGCCGTACTGGAGAGGCTGGACGAATTCAAACTAGCAGTGCCGATGGAACAGATCGAAAAGCTGTTGGACCTGCTGCCCTGGGAGTGGAAAACTGTTCTGTTCCGTTTGCTCCTGGACCACACCAACGGCCAGGTGGTAATGCATGTTCACGACTATTTTTTGAAGTATCGCAAGTTCAACGCCACGGAGGCGGAGATGGAAAAGCGACTGTTGGACGGCTTAAACCGAGCGCCACTGGCGGACGGTGGTAGTGTGCCGAAAGGTGTGATTGACAAGCTGGGCAAGTACTACGGCACACAGGAAGCGTACGATTATCTATTGCAAACAATACCGGAACTCTCATGGAACCCGGTCGCGTTCCATTGCATCGTCAGCGTAGTGCACCAAATGACGTTCAAGCTGGCATCGAAATGCAAACGCAGGCAGGAAACGGCAGCAACGATACGATCGCTTACGAGCTGCGCTAAAGTATGCCATGATATTAAACACTTGCCCCTGCGCTTCGCGGCAtttgtgctgctggtgcattGTGTCAATCATCTTGCCGAACCGACGACCGATGCGGCCGTTCTGCTGGCCGTAGTCGCGGAAATGCAGAAGCTTACCCCAATGTTCGCCATCACCCAGAAACACTTTCGCAGTCCGGATGGCAGCTTGTTCCTGGACCGTCTAACGAATGATGCCCTGGAGCCGCACTGGGGAAGGGTCAGCCCTGCGGACACTTTTCTCATCGAGCAGGTGCTGGTACAAAGAGCTAAAAACAGCCTATACGCTTGCCTTAAGTTGAGTAGCCATATGCTGGAATCGAATATTTCCGTTTGTTGCAAGCTGTTGGGACATATGCCCGAATTATTTAACAGCGTATTTGATAGCATTTGCAAAAACTTTCAATCTGCGGTGGACAGCATCAGACAGGCGCAGGAAGCAGGCGAACGTATACCGCAGCAAGCATTCGCTGTGCGTGAGCAGCTGATCGCTCTGCAGGAAGCAGTTGACAAGAGGAAATTTGATTATCGGCCAAATTTGAGCGGTATGATGAGTCTGATGAAGGAATTGCAAGCATTTGTAGACGAGCGGTTGCAAAGCTTCGACTACGCAGACCATGCAAGGGCGATAGAAACGATACAGCTAACACATCTGATCGCATGGCACGAGGACTGTTGTAGAGTGGCTTCTCTTTTCTTCCAGTCCGTATCCGTTCAAGAGCTCAAAAACAGTCTCGATCGTCGCGGTGTGGGGGAAGCGCCAACGACCGATCAAGTGTATGCAATGGTTGTGGAAATTCACCTCAACTATCGCCAGCATGTGCAGAATTTCATTGAGATATACGAAACGGAAGAGGATTGGTCGGGACTGCACATCTTGTTTGATATCGATAACGTCGACGTGTTAACGCTGGCGGTTGAGCTGCTTTACGCGGACTGCAAGAAAATGGAAGACGAATGTTACGGAAACTTCAACCGAGTGAATATGATCGATCGCTGCTATGAGAAAATTTTAACCCACCACCAATCGGAGGACCACTTCCTGACACTGATGTcaaaatttgtgaaaatgctgCTCGATCCATTCTGTGCGGAGTACATGGAATATGACGATGTGTATATTCCTGACTTTGTTCTAAACTACGTGTCCATGTTTTTGGAGCagggcagcagcaccactcAAGAACTGCCACTTGTTGTGCTGGAATGCCTGGTCCGCTTTCCGGATGAATTTTTCCACTATTTTGATAGGATAATTGTCAACATTTTAGCACAGGGCATGATCTTTGGTGATGGACCAATGCGTGATGCTAG CAGCCAAGAAGTGGATGTGATAAAACGGTTTGGTTTGGACGTACC GTTGAAAAAACGCTACCAAGCGGATGGGCGTATGGTTCGCGTGATGTGCAGTTTGTTTCTCCATCGATTCAACCATTTCGAAGACGGTGCTTTTAACAGACTGGTGCCCAAGGTGGAAGAATATCTAATGCAATGTTTCCCGGAATCTAAAATGGTTTTGAATTCGGAACATCGCTTCGAAATCTCCCCTCAGCAGAAGCTTTGGGCGGTGCAAGCGCTGTGCATAGCGGTGTCCATCGCGGGCTGCAGCAAACCGGACGCCCTGCTGAAGGCACTGCTGTACGAAGCGAACCCGACCTGCATACAGCGTCTGCTCGAGCTGATCGTGGTGGACAGCGAGATTAGCACGCTGGCCATCGCCAACTCGCTCAAGGACGGGAAGGTGACGCCGGCCGGCATAGAGTCGATCTGCGGCATCCTCTGGCTGCGCTGCTGTCGCGATAAGACGCTCAATAATCAGTCTATCTATTTGTTAATGCCCTGGACGATGGCCGAAAGCTTCACCATTGGCTTGTGGGCACAGATCACTATAAGCAAGCTACTGGCACGGTTTGCACGTGCGGATAAGCCGCAGTTCAAGCAAATGTACACCATGTTCAAACAATCCCATCAGCAGACTAACATTAAGCCGCACGTTACACGGATACTGCGGGACGTTCGATTCCAACTTGACAGCAACTGTTTGCTAACGTTCGAGAACGTGTTTTCACAACATACCGAAGGCGGCCGGTGTACCGGCCGAGGACGTCGCAGGACGGCGCTGCTGAAGGCATGCGTTCAGCTGCTTGATGGACTCGGCGAAAAATTCCTCGGCAAAGCAATGCGGGTGCAGAAACTGCCGCGGGAAGTGGTGGAAACCAACCGTGTGCCTTACCTACCAACAGACTGGACGAGCTACTTCGTCCCGCCAGAGCATGCGATCGTGCCGCTGAAGCGGTTGGATCCGCGTCAAGATCTGATGCTTGAGCTGCCGTATTGGTTGTACAATTCGCAGCAAAAGAGG caagCTTCCGAAGGATTGTACGTGGTAGCCAGTAACGTTACCGATGTGCCCGATCTGGCGGACCTTGCCAGAATGGGCAAATGCTTTGGAATCAAGCAGCTGTTCATCACTCGCTGCAAGATCTTGACAGCAAGCAGTTCAAGATGCGTAGCGCGTCCGCCGAACAGTGGCAAACGGTGCGTGAACTGA